The following proteins are co-located in the Sphingobacteriaceae bacterium genome:
- a CDS encoding cold shock domain-containing protein: MKNGTVKFFNVTKGFGFIKSDDGQEVFVHVTGLIDKIKDNDSVVFEIQEGKKGPNAVNVKLA, translated from the coding sequence ATGAAAAACGGAACAGTAAAATTTTTTAATGTTACAAAAGGCTTCGGCTTTATCAAATCTGATGACGGACAAGAAGTGTTTGTACATGTAACAGGATTAATCGACAAAATTAAAGACAACGACAGTGTTGTTTTTGAAATTCAGGAAGGCAAAAAAGGCCCGAATGCGGTTAACGTTAAATTGGCTTAA